In one window of Penaeus monodon isolate SGIC_2016 chromosome 36, NSTDA_Pmon_1, whole genome shotgun sequence DNA:
- the LOC119595468 gene encoding oxysterol-binding protein-related protein 1-like isoform X1 — MSADEEHKDASKYRTSLPAEQFQRNDFSLWSVLKQCIGKELSKITMPVVFNEPLSFLQRMAEYMEYAWLLEKADQAQDPVTRMQYVTAFAVSGLASNWERVGKPFNPLLGETYELQRDNYRIVCEQVSHHPPVSAFYADSENWNFHGSIHPKLKFWGKSVEIQPKGVLTVELPNHGEAYTWSNVNCCVHNIIVGKLWIEQYGTMEITNHATGHKSVLTFKTAGWFSKDLHRIEGFIMDKKKKKLTFMYGKWTEFLRATDIGSYDEYMKTNPHKFRRNDKKKSDEGPGSASPAHAPRKVFKKLNSITSSFKMSADVDAGVDIEDGEPPEEPEEGSYPRTDSTYSIDIPNSAILWEADPRPENSPQFYHFTLFAMSLNDMTEELKRSLSSTDCRLRPDIRLLENGDIDGAANEKNRLEEKQREARKARKKGKEDWKPRWFEQGANPFTRLDDWLYSGGYWDRNYEDAVDIF; from the exons GACCAGTCTTCCTGCGGAGCAATTCCAGCGCAACGACTTTTCCCTCTGGTCGGTGCTAAAGCAATGCATCGGCAAGGAGCTCTCCAAGATCACCATGCCCGTGGTCTTCAACgagcccctctccttcctccagcgAATGGCAGAGTACATGGAGTATGCTTGGCTCCTGGAGAAGGCGGATCAGGCGCAGGATCCCGTCACCAGGATGCAG TATGTGACAGCGTTCGCCGTGAGCGGTTTGGCCTCGAACTGGGAGCGAGTTGGGAAGCCATTCAATCCGCTTCTTGGCGAGACCTATGAACTGCAGAGGGACAACTACAG GATAGTGTGCGAGCAGGTGTCGCACCACCCGCCGGTTTCCGCCTTCTACGCGGACTCCGAGAACTGGAATTTCCACGGCTCCATCCACCCGAAGCTCAAGTTCTGGGGCAAGAGCGTCGAGATCCAGCCCAAGGGCGTCCTCACCGTCGAACTGCCCAA TCACGGCGAGGCTTACACCTGGAGTAACGTAAACTGCTGCGTCCATAACATCATTGTGGGGAAGCTCTGGATTGAGCAGTATGGCACCATGGAAATCACTAACCATGCTACGG GTCACAAGTCCGTCCTGACGTTCAAGACAGCAGGGTGGTTCTCGAAGGACTTGCACAGGATAGAAGGCTTCATTATGGATAAGAA GAAGAAAAAGCTGACCTTCATGTACGGCAAGTGGACTGAATTCCTCCGTGCCACGGACATCGGATCCTACGATGAATACATGAAGACAAACCCGCATAAATTCAG GAGAAACGACAAGAAGAAGAGCGACGAGGGCCCGGGGAGCGCCAGCCCCGCCCACGCCCCGAGGAAGGTGTTCAAGAAGCTCAAttccatcacctcctccttcaAGATGAGCGCCGACGTCGAT GCCGgcgtggacatcgaggacggcgAGCCCCCTGAGGAGCCGGAGGAGGGCTCGTACCCGCGCACGGACTCCACCTACAGCATCGACATCCCCAATTCGGCGATTCTGTGGGAGGCCGACCCACGCCCGGAAAACTCGCCTCAG ttctaCCACTTCACACTGTTCGCAATGTCACTGAACGATATGACGGAAGAATTGAAGAGATCTCTCAGCTCGACAGACTGCAG ATTGCGGCCGGATATCCGTCTCCTGGAGAACGGTGACATTGACGGCGCAGCCAACGAGAAGAACCGCCTGGAGGAGAAACAAAGGGAAGCGAGGAAAGCCAGGAAGAAAGGCAAAGAGGACTGGAAGCCAAG ATGGTTCGAGCAAGGAGCCAACCCGTTCACGCGCCTGGACGACTGGCTCTACTCCGGGGGATACTGGGACCGCAACTACGAGGATGCCGTTGATATATTTTAA
- the LOC119595468 gene encoding oxysterol-binding protein-related protein 1-like isoform X2 gives MPVVFNEPLSFLQRMAEYMEYAWLLEKADQAQDPVTRMQYVTAFAVSGLASNWERVGKPFNPLLGETYELQRDNYRIVCEQVSHHPPVSAFYADSENWNFHGSIHPKLKFWGKSVEIQPKGVLTVELPNHGEAYTWSNVNCCVHNIIVGKLWIEQYGTMEITNHATGHKSVLTFKTAGWFSKDLHRIEGFIMDKKKKKLTFMYGKWTEFLRATDIGSYDEYMKTNPHKFRRNDKKKSDEGPGSASPAHAPRKVFKKLNSITSSFKMSADVDAGVDIEDGEPPEEPEEGSYPRTDSTYSIDIPNSAILWEADPRPENSPQFYHFTLFAMSLNDMTEELKRSLSSTDCRLRPDIRLLENGDIDGAANEKNRLEEKQREARKARKKGKEDWKPRWFEQGANPFTRLDDWLYSGGYWDRNYEDAVDIF, from the exons ATGCCCGTGGTCTTCAACgagcccctctccttcctccagcgAATGGCAGAGTACATGGAGTATGCTTGGCTCCTGGAGAAGGCGGATCAGGCGCAGGATCCCGTCACCAGGATGCAG TATGTGACAGCGTTCGCCGTGAGCGGTTTGGCCTCGAACTGGGAGCGAGTTGGGAAGCCATTCAATCCGCTTCTTGGCGAGACCTATGAACTGCAGAGGGACAACTACAG GATAGTGTGCGAGCAGGTGTCGCACCACCCGCCGGTTTCCGCCTTCTACGCGGACTCCGAGAACTGGAATTTCCACGGCTCCATCCACCCGAAGCTCAAGTTCTGGGGCAAGAGCGTCGAGATCCAGCCCAAGGGCGTCCTCACCGTCGAACTGCCCAA TCACGGCGAGGCTTACACCTGGAGTAACGTAAACTGCTGCGTCCATAACATCATTGTGGGGAAGCTCTGGATTGAGCAGTATGGCACCATGGAAATCACTAACCATGCTACGG GTCACAAGTCCGTCCTGACGTTCAAGACAGCAGGGTGGTTCTCGAAGGACTTGCACAGGATAGAAGGCTTCATTATGGATAAGAA GAAGAAAAAGCTGACCTTCATGTACGGCAAGTGGACTGAATTCCTCCGTGCCACGGACATCGGATCCTACGATGAATACATGAAGACAAACCCGCATAAATTCAG GAGAAACGACAAGAAGAAGAGCGACGAGGGCCCGGGGAGCGCCAGCCCCGCCCACGCCCCGAGGAAGGTGTTCAAGAAGCTCAAttccatcacctcctccttcaAGATGAGCGCCGACGTCGAT GCCGgcgtggacatcgaggacggcgAGCCCCCTGAGGAGCCGGAGGAGGGCTCGTACCCGCGCACGGACTCCACCTACAGCATCGACATCCCCAATTCGGCGATTCTGTGGGAGGCCGACCCACGCCCGGAAAACTCGCCTCAG ttctaCCACTTCACACTGTTCGCAATGTCACTGAACGATATGACGGAAGAATTGAAGAGATCTCTCAGCTCGACAGACTGCAG ATTGCGGCCGGATATCCGTCTCCTGGAGAACGGTGACATTGACGGCGCAGCCAACGAGAAGAACCGCCTGGAGGAGAAACAAAGGGAAGCGAGGAAAGCCAGGAAGAAAGGCAAAGAGGACTGGAAGCCAAG ATGGTTCGAGCAAGGAGCCAACCCGTTCACGCGCCTGGACGACTGGCTCTACTCCGGGGGATACTGGGACCGCAACTACGAGGATGCCGTTGATATATTTTAA